In Plasmodium vivax chromosome 10, whole genome shotgun sequence, the sequence ACGAAACGTAGCTGTGGGGATGGGCGCCGGGGGAGAAAACGCGAAACACTTTGCGCGAGAGGGCCCTGCCCAGGCGGCGGTCCCCGTAGGACGAGCTGATCATAAAATCCTTTAGGCACTcttcatcgtttttttttttgaagtgcATAATTAAGTCGAAGGGGGTGTGGAAGGTCTGGGCGATTTTTATGGAGGCATCTTCGGACAGGCCGCTGATTTGCATCAGCTGGGAGACCCACGTGGAGAGTTGCCTTCGTTCGAGCGGCGCCCCGGGAGGCGGCGGGCCCAGCTCCTCGTTAAGCTTCACCCGGCCCAGCTCTTCCTCATTAAGCTTCTCCCGGCTGAGCTCCTCATTAGGCTCCTCCCGGCTCAGCTCCTCATTgcgctcccccccgttgAGCTTCCCCCGGCTGAGCTGGCTGAGCCCGGCCGGCTTCACCTTAAAGTACGAATTGGCCTTCCGAACTTTGGACATGTGCAGATACCGGCAGCatttaaatatgaacatgtgcAGGCGTTTGTCGTTTTCCATCTCGATGGAATCCACTTGGTGGCGAACAAGAAGGGTCGCGATGAGTCTATCAAACGTCTTTGCGTTCATCTTGGGGTGTCCTCCATCAAGTGGGTTGGGTCCCCCCTCTGGGACACTCCTCCTGTGGAAGGACCCACCATCCTCTTCGCTGCAGCTGGTTCTACTTATATATTCACGCACTCCTATGAAGAGGCAAATGACCTTAACATGGTCATACgctttttgtattttttttattttgctcagAATGGCGGTCCGCACGAGGGGGTGCTCCTCTTCCATGTAATCCTCATCGATGATGACGAGGATCAGCGCTAGGTGGAGGTCCCTCGGCGGGGGGGTCTCCTCCACTCGGTTGGGTCCACTCAGCTCCGCGTCGTCCACATCATTCACGTCCGCCGCGTCGTTCGCGCGACTCGAAGGGGCGCCCCCCTGGTTCTTCCTCTCGTGGTTCTTCGCGAAGTGAGACTTGTAGGGAAAGTCCGTGTAAATGTGGCAGGTGCGCCTCTCCAAGAGGGGTGTCCTGCGTTTGCCACCCGTTTGGGGGTACCTCTCCCTCTCTTTGGAGTGACCCTCTTGAAGGTAACCCTCTTCGGAGTGACCCCCTTCCGAGTGACCCTCGTGAAGGTAACCCCCTTCGGAGGGCCCCCCCCGGAGCATCCTGCCATACTCCGTTTCATGCTTGTCCcgttcctcctcctcctttagGAGTGCCCGCAGCTCCGCGTGcactttccccccccgcaggtctTCGCTCAGCACAATGCGGAAGTTCTCCATGGGGGGTCAGCGGCAAGCGGTAAGCGGCACACGGCAATCTGCTCgcgctcctccccctttgctcccttttttttttttttttttcgcacgaAGGGTGTCCTCCTCTGTTACTTCTTTACCCCCTGGGGGTCTTCCTTCCCTTGCGTTGGTCCtgtttcgccttttttttttaactcctccCAGTGAGCGAAATGTCGCCTCAACTATGTGCACTTACCTTCCTGTGTGCACCCTTGCGGGGGAGAAGTGTAAACGGGAAAAGGAAGGGGAACGACGCGAAAGGTTACCCGTTGGGACTACCTGTGAGGGTCACCCGTATGATGAGATAATACAAGCCGGGCAATTCGCACCGATGCACTTGGCCACTTATCCCGCGGTTAGACCTGCGAGCGTGCCCCCAGTGGAAGCCTCACGTTGGGACTCGTAAACGCGGCAATGGACTGACGAACTGGAGCAGGGGGCGAACAAGAGGTGACGTCAAAGGAGGGTACCCACCATAAGGCTATTTTGCCAAaccgttcattttttttttttttttttttttttttttcccttaaggGGAGGTTCTCCGCGTGGGGAAAATTGCACAGAGGATGTGGGCGTCTCCCATCGTGCTGCAATATAACTgtaacgttttttttttctttgcaaagaggaaatttatggggggggaaatgccgATGGGATGGAGTTGCCTGGCCGCTACGCATACGGCATGAATGTTTTAAGAGAGGAACAGgtggggaaaagaaaagaagcgcGTCAGGGGGATATGCTGATGGGCTGCTTCACCTGGGGGGATGCCAACCCGAACGGACTCCGCTCTGCCTCGATCTGAGGCGAACAGcggaaaaagaggaagagaagaaggagaacgCCAAGCGGAACAAACCTCCTCGTTGTCCTTAACAACTAAGGGGGGTACCTCACCCGTTCTGGCGTCGACCCTTTCGCGGGATTCACCTCATGTCCGCCGCTCCAAAGCAGTGGGTTCTTCCCTCGCCGTGGCGCTGCCTCTTCCCTCGGGGAATGTAGTGCCCCCACAACCAGCCATTTGACGCATTTGGTTTTTGCAACatgatggggaaaaaaaaaggaaaaagaacagaaaaaagaagaaaaaaaaaagctacctCATTTTATTGCCAACCTCTTCGCGCTCGAACAGTCGCATGTACAATTCCGCTTGATGAGGAGACGATTCTCCCAGTGGATTTAAAATGGGGGCGCCCCTCCCCGATCGGtgatccaaaaaaaaaaagcaatttaaaaaaaaaaaaaaagtagcacAGCATAGCACAGCATAGCACAGCATAGCATAGCATATACATCGCTGCTACTCCGTTTAAGCGGGCGTAGaagcgttaaaaaaaaaaaaaaaaaaaaaaaaaaatccgttTGTagatcaatttttttttttttcccatcatgCTGCGTAGCATCCTTTGTTAATCATAACCCATAACCTGTTTAGAGCGTATGCATACTTTGCGTGGGCACGTAAAAGTATGCGGCGCGGACTCTTTTGGGATGTTGCGCGTTTTGACCTATGTAATTTCCTGCGCGTGCGCGAGGGGCACATATCATAGGTATTTATACGCATGGGGACATGCAGAGGTTAAGCCTGCCAGTACGAGCAACGCGTTAACGAGTGAGAGGGGGAGGGCcttcctttgtttttttccgccGCATCTCTGCCGTTTGCCTCTCTccgccgctccgccgctccaccTCTCCGCCTCTTCTATGctgtttgcttcttcccccccaccatGTACGACGTGAACAAGGCGGTGAGCGTGGAGGTGCGGAGCGCGGAGCTGGGGGTGCTGACCAGCGAGGAGCTGAGGAGGGTGTCCCTGGGGAAATACCAAAGCGAGTTGCTAGAATATGAGAAAATGAATTCCAGTGGAGTCACCTCCAAGATGTATTTTGATCCCAAATATGGGACCATCGATTATAGGCAAATTTGTAGCGTCTGTTTTGAAAGGCACGAAAATTGCGTTGGGCATATCGGGCACTTAGAATTTAGCTTGCCTCTGTttaatccccttttttataaagacTTGTGTGAGCTGTTGGGGCTAGTTTGCTTAGACTGCTTTCAGGTGTGCTGCTCTGAGGATACGATTTTTCTTCTGAAGCATATTTACCAGCTGAGGGCTCTGAACGAGATCGAGAGCTCCAACAGGATCGTTTGCAAGAGGAGCTACGATAGGGAGCACGTCGTCGGGGAGATTGAGAGGCTCTACCGGCGGATTAGCGAGCAGCACAAGGGGGGCGGAGCGGGGGGGCAGCACTGCGGGAGCGAAGAGGAGGTGGACGCCATGGACTATGGCAGCGAAGCGGAGGGGCAGAACTGCGGAAGCGAAGCGGAGGGGCAGAAATACGCGAGTGAGGCGGAGGGGCAACACCACTCAAGTGAGGCGGACGGGCAGCACCGCGGCGAGACTGGGCCAGCCCCCGCGAAGCTGCAaaagctgaaggagaaaattagCATGTTTAAGTTTGACCCGACGAAGCTGGCCTTCCAGTCGAATTACAACTACGAGGAGTACCTGCAGCTGACGAAGACCCTGAAGCTCCTCATGAAGAAGAGCGGGCGCTGCCCCGCCTGCAAGGGCAGGAGGAACATCTCGGCCAGGATGTCCCAGAAGAGGGACACCATCAACTTCGTGGGCGTCTACCTGCAGaactcctttttgaagaagtacatgcaggtggggaggaagcgggAGCAGGCCGGGCCCGCCGCGCCCGGGGAGGAGGACCTGGAGGACCTGGTGGAGCGCGACGAGGGTCTAGCggcggaggaagcggcggaggaagcggcggacTATGGCGATGCAGCCGACCATGACGACGCTGCGAACGCCGATtacgccgctacccccgccacccccgccaacgccgcgtccgccgcttccgccgcttccGCCGCTCGGGAGAgcttcccccaaatggtgcGCAGCTACAAGAAGCAGAACGCCAAGGAGAAGAGCACCGTGCGGCTGTTCAGCTTCCAAGTGATCGACCTGCTGGAGAAGGTCTTCAGGAAAAACGACCGAGAAGTCATGCACCTGCTGTACCCATTCACCAAGAGAGATGGGCACAAGGTGTTCTTCCTCTACGACATGGGCATCAGCGCCAACCGGTTTAGAGTGAAGCTCCGGGGGGTGCACAAGAAGACCAAAATGATAAGCGTCCTGAGCAAGTTCAACGCGCTCCTAAACTTGTGCATAAGTGCAAAGAAGGAAATCGATTTTGAGGAACTGCTGGAGAGAAACAAAAGAGAGTTACATCTGTATAAGGAGATGTTCGGCCTCTTTTCCATCCGAATGAAGTACAAGTTCAATGCGGATCTTATGGACGAAGACACGGAGATTACCAAAATAGATTTCCTACGGAGCTACGACCTCATATATAGAAACAAGAGCGCCTACATTAACATTCTGTTCAGCAATTTGCAGGTTGCTCTGAACACCTTTTTTGATAGCACCTTCGCAGCACATCTGCCGAATGCTAAGATGAGCAACCAGGGAGTGAGGGAGATACTAGATAAGAAGGAGggaattttaagaaaaaatataatgggGAAGCGAGTAAATAACTGTGCTCGTACGGTGATCTCCCCAGATACTTTTATAGAGACTAACCAAATTGGAGTGCCACtcgaatttgcaaaaaaactAACTATGGATGAGTGCATTACGGAGAATAATTTCGATTATGTGAAGCGACTCATTTTAAACGGCCCCGACATCTACCCTGGTGCACTAAGTTATAGAGACTCCAGGGGAAACGTTTTTAAGCTCTCCACTGATTATGAGAAAAGGGTCCTCCTCATTAAACAGCTCGAGAGGATGAACCTGAAGAAGCAATGCACAACGTTGGTTCTGCATAGACACGCTCGAGACGGAGACATAGTCATTATGAACAGACAGCCGACGTTACATAAGTTTTCTATTATGGCTcactttattaaaatttttgaaaggGAGAAGGTGTTTCGTTTGAATTATGTTAACTGTAGTTCTTATAATGCCGATTTTGATGGGGACGAAATGAATCTGCATCTTCTGCAAACGGCTCATGCGAGGTCGGAGGCCACCCACCTGATGAACAGCGATTTTCTCTTCACCAGTTTTAAGGACGGCTCTCCGTTGAGGGGTCTCGCGCAGGACTTCATCCTGGGGGGGCTCCACTTGACGTCGCTGGAGACGTTTCTCAACTACGACGAGTACTGCAACCTGCTGCAGTGCGCCCTCAACTGTTTGCTTTCGCGGAAGgactgcttcttcttcgagGCGGGCCCCCGCGCGaggcggggggggcggcccGGCAACGCGGTGAAGTCCTCAAAGGGGGGCGACCCCACCAACGAGggcaacgccgctaacaccgcgaacaccgctgccccccccacgCAGGGCCCCTGGAAGCTGCGCAACCACAGCTACCTGGACCCCTACGCCGTGGTGCTGAACCGGACGCACTTCACCATCGTGACGGAGGAGCCCGCCATCCTCTTCCCGCGCAGGCTGTGGACGGGCAAGCAGCTCATAACGAGCATCCTCAAGACGATAATCGATCAAGTGGCCGTGGAGACCTATAATCACAGGAGGGATAATCACTTTATGAAGAACTACAAGGGGATCAACTACTATGCCAAGGCCAAGACGGACCCGTCCCTGTGGTCCTTTGacccaaaaaatgaatgcgaagttataataaaaaattccgAGCTACTCCAAGGGGTGCTAGATAAGCTACATTTCGGAGCGAGCTCTAACAGTTTCGTTCACCTGTGTTATGAGTTGTTCGGTCCAAAGACAGCAGCAGTAATGCTCGACTGCTTTGGGAGACTGTTCATCAGCTTCTTACAGTTGCGGGGGACAAGCCTCAGTCTCTAtgatttcattttgaagaaggacGCCCGGGAGGAGAAGTTAAAAATACGCAAGAGGATCTCCTTCACCGGTTTTTACCTGCAGAACCTGTTTACCCACTCGATTGCAAAGGCTCTTAATGTGAATGTCAGTCAGATGAATGCCTACAGCAGGGGCAAGATGAATTCGCACAGCGAGAATAACGAGGTGTATGTTAACGGGTTGTTTGGCCTCTACAGGCGCAGGGGCGCCCTCCTTAGGGACTTCCCAAAAGGGAGCGCACCACTCGGAGGAGCGCAGCAACGGGAGAAGCTGCCCCCGTCGGAGAAGCTGCCCCCATCGGAGAAGCTGCCCCCGTCGGAGAAGCTGCCCCCGTCGGAGAAGCTGCCCCCATCGGAGGAACTCCCCCCCTCGGAGGAGCAGCTGGACGTAAAGGAGGAGGCCTACTTCTCCGCGCTGCTCGACAAGGAGATGCAGCACCTGTTGGCGCGCCGCCCGGGGGAGGAGCCGCCCGCGACACCCACGTCGTCGCCCGCCTCCCGCGTGGAGCGTGCGCTTAACCGAATGGTGGGCTTGGAAGCGGGTGTAGCGGGCATAGCGGAGGAACGACCGCCCCCCCGCCTGCGCGCTGCCCCGGTGAGGCAACTCTTCCGGTCGCTGAGCGAGCCCAGCTTCATGGAAAGCCCCAACTTTGCCGGGGACAAAGCCACGAAGGTGATCGAAAGGATCGTTCGCTTCTTAAAAAGGGCCAACTGCAGCAGGAGGCTGAAGGTGTATATCCTGTTTGAGCTGTTCCAAAGCAAAAGCGTGTTGAAGCACTTCCCCGCCCTGGCGAGCTGCGTCAACGACCTCTCCCAGGAAGTGAGCAACGAGGAGATCTTGCACCACGTGCTGAGCAGCGTGAGCGCGGAGAGGGCCCAGGAGCAGCCCGGCCAGGGGGGCGGCGGGGCGGCCACGCAGGAGATGCTGTCGAAGTTTCTGCGCCTGTTGGAGGACATGGAGGGGTGCACAGCAGAGGGTCACCAGGGGAGCGGCCAAGAGAGCGACCAAGAGAGCGGCCAAGAGAGCGGCCAAGAGAGCGGTGAACCGTACGGTGGAGACGATCAGAAAAACGACCAATCTTATGGCGCACCGCTGGGTgagccccccccccgcgtaaACGAACACGACGAGCGAATGATAAGGAACTGCCTGAAGAAGagcttcccctccttcctCCTGAACGACGAAATAGGCAACCTCTCCTTCAACGGAAAGGAGCACTACTACGAGGACTGCGTGAATCAAAAAGGAACGGACGAAGACACCACCTTCCAATTTTACAATATGAAGGATGTGTTTAATAAGCTAGAGTACCTCATTCATACTTACTTCCTTCAAATGAGAGGAGACTTCGATGGGCTGATTGACTCTCTCTTTCAACCCTACCTCTGTAGAGTCTCCTCAAATACAAATAACCTAATATCGATGGAGAATCTAATGAACAAATTTCTGAACAACGGATTTAGCAATATGATTTTCACCGGTGCCAAGGGGAGCAAAGTTAACTACGCAATGATTTGTGGGATGCTAGATCAGCAGTACTTAGAGGGGAAGAGAGTTCCTAGAATGCGTTCGGGGAAGACTCTCCCGAGCTTCCATCGATACGATTATGGTGCAAGAGCTTGTGGGTTAATTACTGACTGCTTCTTGGAAGGACTGAGACCacaagaatattttttccactgcATGTCGGGGAGAGAGGGTCTTATAGATACAGCTGTTAAGACGGCCAAGTCGGGCTACATCCAGAGGTGCCTCATAAAATGCATGGAGAGTGTAATCCTTCACTACGACGGCACCGTGAGAAATGAGGACAATGCAATTGTTCAGTTTTTGTATGGGGAGGACGGCATCGACCCGTCTAGGATCTCCTATTTGGACTCGTCCAGGGACCTGCTGAGCAACTACCAGGTCGCCTTCAGCAAGTACCTGCTCCACGACGAGGTGCCGCGGATGCAGCGCAATGAGCGGCTATTttgggggagcggcgaaaGCGGTGAAAGcggcgggggaagcgaaacTGACCAGCGCTGCGACGGAGAGGATGGCGATGGGCGTGGCGTGCCGGGCGACCCGCTCGAGacgcgcttctccccctacGCGTACATAGGCGCCACGTCCGAGCGCTTCCGGGAGAAGCTGCGCCACACCATCGCGAATGACTTGAACCTGGCCGACTGCTACAACCTGCCGGAGGACTTCGACAGCCTGTCCGCGTCCCTCCTCAAGTCAAAATACTTCAGATCCCTGTGTGACCCCGGAGAGTCGATCGGCATATTGGTGGCGCAGTCCTTCGGAGAGCCCGCCACGCAGATGACTCTGAACACTTTCCACTTGGCTGGGACGGAGAACGTCACCATGGGGATCCCCCGACTGAAGGAGATCTTCCTAACATCAAAGCTGACGTCCAAGCCGATGATCTACGTGCCGATCAAGATGGAAGCACGAGGAGCAACTGGCAACGATGCCAGCGagatgaaaaattatatcaacGAAATTGCAGACAAGATACTTAGCACCTACAAGAGCATCTGCCTAAGTGACGTAATCTACGGCGTGGGTGTAGACCGCAAGTTGATTCTTCGAGAGCCAGGGGCAAAGAACACACAGATGCATACCCTCCGAGTGGTTAGCAACCAAGCGGAAGAAGACCAACACATGCATGGGCAGtatgtttccccccccccagagggaGACGTGCAAGCAGCCAAGGTGATGAATGCGTTACAAAACACACAGCTcagttttaaaattaaaaaggaatggaGCTACGAAATTGTGATTCAGTTCGAGAATCTACATCACTTCTGCAAAGTGAATAGCCACATAACTCTGCAAGCCATTCTAAGCAAAGCGGTGAACTGCGTCCTCTGCTCTGTGCTCAGTAAAATCCAGGAGAGTCTACACTCCTATAACATCAGACACGTCCACTCCTTTAATCATGAGCACTACGATGAGCTCTTCTCTTTCGTCTGCGCAAAGATGCAGGAGGAGTTTAATTTTAGTAtggaaaaatttgaatacaaaaatgatgaggaTAAGATTAATGCTAAGCTGAAGTTTATGGCCTCCAGAGGGGGAGCAACTGCCAACGAGATGGACGCGGCGGTCGTGCGCGATGAGAACTACATAGATGAGGGGGACTGCTATAACGGTGGGGCGGCAGGAAGGAGCGGCGGCGGTGCTTCCGGGAAGTACGCCGACCGAGGGGAGGACGCGCTGAGCGACGAAGTGGACGGCAACGACGACCGCGACGGTGGGGGGAGCCACGCGGGGGATGACCGGCACGGTGGAGCGAAAAGAAGCAGCAACAGCGATAGCGATGGTGGTAACGAGGGCGATAACGACGGGGAGAGAGACCCAGATTCGGTCTCCGAGGAGGACAACGACTACGACGAGAGTGAGCGCAGTGAGCCAAGTGAGCCAAGCGAGCGGGAGGAGGTTGGAATCGAGGAGGTTGGAATCGAGGAGGTTGGAATCGAGGAGGTTGGAATCGAGGAGGTTGGAAGCGAGGAGGTTGGAAGCGAGGAGGTTGGAAGCGAGAAGGGGGCTACTTCCGAGGAGGAGCTTCTCGACGAGGGGGACGCCGCCCCCCTGAGGAGCGCAAGGGAAAGGCGCAAGCGGGGCAGAAGCCCGGAGCGGGAGTCCCAACTTTCGGACGCGTCCGACGTGCCCAGCACGGACAAGGGCTTTTCCTCCGCCCAAAGCGTCACGCAGAATGACGCGCCGGAGGGGAAAAGCGGtagaggggggagcggtagAGGGAGGAAGGCAGTTGGAGTGACCGCCGCTAACGTGGCCGCCGCTAACGTGGCCGCCGCTAACGTGGACGCCGCTAACGTGACCGCCGCTAACGTGAGCGCCGCTAACGTGACCGCCGCCACGGCGGCCAAGGGGTCGCCCCTGTCCGAGAGGTCCACGTCGGCGGAGCGGCTCGGGGAGGACGCCTACACGGAGGAGAGCGAAGCCTACCGCGAGGAGGATGAAGCAGATCGAGAGGAGTACGAAGCAGACCGAGAGGAGGATGAAGCAGATCGAGAGGAGGATGAAGCAGATCGAGACGAAAACGAACCAAACCGAGACGACGAGTGGGAACGGCGCATGGCCAGAGACTTCGCAAACCTCGCGTACGACTACAAGAATAATGTGAATCTAAGGAACGAGAGTGACGAGGAGGACGATGGGATGGCGGGACAAGACGGGACATCAAAACTGCagagtgaaaataaaaagtgcgTGAATAATATAATAGACAAATTAAAATGCAGCTTGTTATGCTTCGTAAAGAACATTAGCTTCTCCCCAGTGACATGGACCCTCAAATTTGAAATCGGCTGGGACATTAACTTCTTTCCCCACGCCATAGACTTCTTAAGTTACGTGCAGACAGAGCTCGGAAAGGagattctttttaaagtgaAGGACCTCAATAACCCCAAGATACTCAAGGGGAAGGACATAACGCACACGGGGGCAGAATACGAGCTACAGATAGAAGGCAAGAACATTTATAAACTGTACAATATTAAGGATAAATACATCGATAAGACGAAACTGTATTGCAATGACATCTACACGATCGTGAAGACCTATGGGATCGAGGCAGGCAGGCTCTGCATCACCAAGGAGCTCAAGAAGGTCTTCGAGGCCTACGGGATTAAAATAGACTTCCGCCACCTCTCCTTCATCAGCGACTTTATGACGCACACGGGTAGGGCGGAGCGGAAAAGCGGCGGCGCGATGGAGCGGCGTCGTGGCACACGGTGCGCACGATGCGCACGATGCAGGCCCGCTTTACCTCCGCGACCAACCCATGAGTATACCTCGCTTCCCACTTACCCACacgctccctttttttcccccccgcaggcgaCCTGAAGTCCTTCAGCAGGCACGGACTGGGGTGCTTCCGCAACGTCTTCCACAAGATGAGCTTCGAGTGCGCCACCAACTTCCTCACGCAGGGCTGCGTGCACAACTCAGTTGGTAAGTGGGCGAGTGTGCGCACGCGGGGGCGAGAAGAAATATGCTCGCCCCACCCCCGTACACAGTTTgcttatttcccttttttttttcccccttacacaatttgcttattttccttctttttttccccccccttcgcagaCTACTTGTCGACCGCCTCCAGCAGTTTGTTCTTCGGCAAGCCCATCAAGGTGGGCACGAACGTCGCCGACATCGTGACGCACATCGAGGGGTCCGGATGAGCGGAATCCCGGGGCAGGCCTGCACGTGCCCCCACGTTTGACTCCACAGTTTGTGCGCGACATTTTGCACGCGACTTTTTGCGCGCTTCACagtgcgcctttttttcctgacGAACTCGGGCGAGCCGGCAGTTCCGCTTGGCGCCCATTTGGAGCCCCTCTGCGGGAACTTTaccgtttaaaaaaaaaaaaaaaaaatatgcatacacatatacatatgtatatatacatgtggaGGGCGCGCCTTTGTGGTGTATGCCGGGTATGCTTATCCCCCCCTGCCATTTTGGAACACTCACTTGGCCCCCCTGTTGTTCGGTTATTCGGCTGTTCAGTTGTTCCGTTAGTACCACCGCGAAACTGCGCAGCCCCGCTGCTCCATCGTGAAGAAGAGGGGGCACTTCCACCGGTTGATCCTGTCCTACACCCACACACAGAAGGTGCATACCTTTAGCAGTTTCTCCCCGCTCACCATTTGTTTCGGGTCACACGTAGCCATCTCCGCTATGGCACGAAGGGGAATTTTTCTGCCAGTCGCATTTCACACGAAAAAGGGCGTATTCAGCAGGGCCTTTTGGCAGCTGTGTGctttctccccattttaagTTTCAAGCggggttgtttttttttcttttccaagGGTGGTCCTTCCTTCACGGGGAAGAAAGGAGCCTACTCGCAAGAGGACAATTACGCCAGTGCGTGTACGTTCACGTGTGCC encodes:
- a CDS encoding hypothetical protein, conserved (encoded by transcript PVX_098035A) → MENFRIVLSEDLRGGKVHAELRALLKEEEERDKHETEYGRMLRGGPSEGGYLHEGHSEGGHSEEGYLQEGHSKERERYPQTGGKRRTPLLERRTCHIYTDFPYKSHFAKNHERKNQGGAPSSRANDAADVNDVDDAELSGPNRVEETPPPRDLHLALILVIIDEDYMEEEHPLVRTAILSKIKKIQKAYDHVKVICLFIGVREYISRTSCSEEDGGSFHRRSVPEGGPNPLDGGHPKMNAKTFDRLIATLLVRHQVDSIEMENDKRLHMFIFKCCRYLHMSKVRKANSYFKVKPAGLSQLSRGKLNGGERNEELSREEPNEELSREKLNEEELGRVKLNEELGPPPPGAPLERRQLSTWVSQLMQISGLSEDASIKIAQTFHTPFDLIMHFKKKNDEECLKDFMISSSYGDRRLGRALSRKVFRVFSPGAHPHSYVS
- a CDS encoding hypothetical protein (encoded by transcript PVX_098030A), which translates into the protein MMGKKKGKRTEKRRKKKATSFYCQPLRARTVACTIPLDEETILPVDLKWGRPSPIGDPKKKSNLKKKKK
- a CDS encoding DNA-directed RNA polymerase I 190 kDa polypeptide, putative (encoded by transcript PVX_098025A), which gives rise to MYDVNKAVSVEVRSAELGVLTSEELRRVSLGKYQSELLEYEKMNSSGVTSKMYFDPKYGTIDYRQICSVCFERHENCVGHIGHLEFSLPLFNPLFYKDLCELLGLVCLDCFQVCCSEDTIFLLKHIYQLRALNEIESSNRIVCKRSYDREHVVGEIERLYRRISEQHKGGGAGGQHCGSEEEVDAMDYGSEAEGQNCGSEAEGQKYASEAEGQHHSSEADGQHRGETGPAPAKLQKLKEKISMFKFDPTKLAFQSNYNYEEYLQLTKTLKLLMKKSGRCPACKGRRNISARMSQKRDTINFVGVYLQNSFLKKYMQVGRKREQAGPAAPGEEDLEDLVERDEGLAAEEAAEEAADYGDAADHDDAANADYAATPATPANAASAASAASAARESFPQMVRSYKKQNAKEKSTVRLFSFQVIDLLEKVFRKNDREVMHLLYPFTKRDGHKVFFLYDMGISANRFRVKLRGVHKKTKMISVLSKFNALLNLCISAKKEIDFEELLERNKRELHLYKEMFGLFSIRMKYKFNADLMDEDTEITKIDFLRSYDLIYRNKSAYINILFSNLQVALNTFFDSTFAAHLPNAKMSNQGVREILDKKEGILRKNIMGKRVNNCARTVISPDTFIETNQIGVPLEFAKKLTMDECITENNFDYVKRLILNGPDIYPGALSYRDSRGNVFKLSTDYEKRVLLIKQLERMNLKKQCTTLVLHRHARDGDIVIMNRQPTLHKFSIMAHFIKIFEREKVFRLNYVNCSSYNADFDGDEMNLHLLQTAHARSEATHLMNSDFLFTSFKDGSPLRGLAQDFILGGLHLTSLETFLNYDEYCNLLQCALNCLLSRKDCFFFEAGPRARRGGRPGNAVKSSKGGDPTNEGNAANTANTAAPPTQGPWKLRNHSYLDPYAVVLNRTHFTIVTEEPAILFPRRLWTGKQLITSILKTIIDQVAVETYNHRRDNHFMKNYKGINYYAKAKTDPSLWSFDPKNECEVIIKNSELLQGVLDKLHFGASSNSFVHLCYELFGPKTAAVMLDCFGRLFISFLQLRGTSLSLYDFILKKDAREEKLKIRKRISFTGFYLQNLFTHSIAKALNVNVSQMNAYSRGKMNSHSENNEVYVNGLFGLYRRRGALLRDFPKGSAPLGGAQQREKLPPSEKLPPSEKLPPSEKLPPSEKLPPSEELPPSEEQLDVKEEAYFSALLDKEMQHLLARRPGEEPPATPTSSPASRVERALNRMVGLEAGVAGIAEERPPPRLRAAPVRQLFRSLSEPSFMESPNFAGDKATKVIERIVRFLKRANCSRRLKVYILFELFQSKSVLKHFPALASCVNDLSQEVSNEEILHHVLSSVSAERAQEQPGQGGGGAATQEMLSKFLRLLEDMEGCTAEGHQGSGQESDQESGQESGQESGEPYGGDDQKNDQSYGAPLGEPPPRVNEHDERMIRNCLKKSFPSFLLNDEIGNLSFNGKEHYYEDCVNQKGTDEDTTFQFYNMKDVFNKLEYLIHTYFLQMRGDFDGLIDSLFQPYLCRVSSNTNNLISMENLMNKFLNNGFSNMIFTGAKGSKVNYAMICGMLDQQYLEGKRVPRMRSGKTLPSFHRYDYGARACGLITDCFLEGLRPQEYFFHCMSGREGLIDTAVKTAKSGYIQRCLIKCMESVILHYDGTVRNEDNAIVQFLYGEDGIDPSRISYLDSSRDLLSNYQVAFSKYLLHDEVPRMQRNERLFWGSGESGESGGGSETDQRCDGEDGDGRGVPGDPLETRFSPYAYIGATSERFREKLRHTIANDLNLADCYNLPEDFDSLSASLLKSKYFRSLCDPGESIGILVAQSFGEPATQMTLNTFHLAGTENVTMGIPRLKEIFLTSKLTSKPMIYVPIKMEARGATGNDASEMKNYINEIADKILSTYKSICLSDVIYGVGVDRKLILREPGAKNTQMHTLRVVSNQAEEDQHMHGQYVSPPPEGDVQAAKVMNALQNTQLSFKIKKEWSYEIVIQFENLHHFCKVNSHITLQAILSKAVNCVLCSVLSKIQESLHSYNIRHVHSFNHEHYDELFSFVCAKMQEEFNFSMEKFEYKNDEDKINAKLKFMASRGGATANEMDAAVVRDENYIDEGDCYNGGAAGRSGGGASGKYADRGEDALSDEVDGNDDRDGGGSHAGDDRHGGAKRSSNSDSDGGNEGDNDGERDPDSVSEEDNDYDESERSEPSEPSEREEVGIEEVGIEEVGIEEVGIEEVGSEEVGSEEVGSEKGATSEEELLDEGDAAPLRSARERRKRGRSPERESQLSDASDVPSTDKGFSSAQSVTQNDAPEGKSGRGGSGRGRKAVGVTAANVAAANVAAANVDAANVTAANVSAANVTAATAAKGSPLSERSTSAERLGEDAYTEESEAYREEDEADREEYEADREEDEADREEDEADRDENEPNRDDEWERRMARDFANLAYDYKNNVNLRNESDEEDDGMAGQDGTSKLQSENKKCVNNIIDKLKCSLLCFVKNISFSPVTWTLKFEIGWDINFFPHAIDFLSYVQTELGKEILFKVKDLNNPKILKGKDITHTGAEYELQIEGKNIYKLYNIKDKYIDKTKLYCNDIYTIVKTYGIEAGRLCITKELKKVFEAYGIKIDFRHLSFISDFMTHTGDLKSFSRHGLGCFRNVFHKMSFECATNFLTQGCVHNSVDYLSTASSSLFFGKPIKVGTNVADIVTHIEGSG